From the Oncorhynchus nerka isolate Pitt River linkage group LG20, Oner_Uvic_2.0, whole genome shotgun sequence genome, one window contains:
- the LOC115103227 gene encoding piggyBac transposable element-derived protein 4-like isoform X1, with protein sequence MQSENSSVVQDANGKEAGKMNSDGEFQACGSNDSFLDSIFEEELDRLLDLDENEDLPYLTEPSEAMEGEESPPNGTEVTETIVEGEYPPDGPEVTETIVEDEYPPDGPEVTETIVEDEYPPDGTEVTETIVEDEYPPDGTEVTETIVEDEYPPDGTEVTETRGGDDSPPIITRLRVRGISSRPKIEASESSEEDGEDLPPDTEVIESRASKRTKLTSSPKAAPQRKARPPSSPPWTPSPAKSKNRAHAATPLFSGSERKWRTEDEPDQEHKWLPFEPARIPGPQLDTSKNYTVLELFQLFFSNDVVDTLCSNTNKNAKRRQEHGIKEPWKPVSVEEMYKYLSIVIYMGLLNVHTVSDYWNRNRIYCLPFCCTVMTMTRFRAITYSLHMSDPAEDEENDKKKGTADYDRLMRIKPLKDQILDACRAFYHPFQNLSIDERMVHSKARHSLKQYIKSKSYRYGFKLYVLADSRNGYTCDFNVFMTKNPSASGKGESYDVAMNLLKVPYLGTGYHIYVDNFFTSTTFFRDLYKKKLGACGTIREIRVGIRENSMPARAEKGTIRWLRDGELLFTKWMGAQPVTMCTTIHKAFAGEQVKIRKQSKNGSWTTQCIPVPEAIKPYNKYMGGVDLSDSLIKCYSVAHKTMKWYKTFFFHFIDIAVVNSFLLQKDMAQMKKKKPMTHKQFREQLCLQLADIGKQEEAEEESSEEEEEEEEQPEEEKELVEVKRPCYPVPIIDPTTVDSSQRKSGGRKKCCLCKESQTNWQCESCQVALCMIPDRNCFRVWHMNKKDLVAEVFKRHIKYNPYPTHPWMEYGGKKIEFKSQKQAQSFIKCHFGLRNNRK encoded by the exons ATGCAATCTGAGAACAGCAGCGTTGTTCAAGATGCCAATGGAAAGGAAGCAGGAAAAATGAATTCTGATGGAGAATTTCAGGCATGTGGCAGCAACGATTCATTTCTAGATTCCATCTTTGAAGAGGAGTTGGATCGACTTTTGGACCT AGATGAGAATGAAGACCTTCCTTATCTGACGGAACCTTCAGAGGCTATGGAGGGGGAAGAATCCCCTCCCAATGGAACAGAAGTTACAGAAACTATAGTGGAGGGTGAATACCCTCCAGATGGGCCAGAAGTTACAGAGACTATAGTGGAGGATGAATACCCTCCAGATGGGCCAGAAGTTACAGAGACTATAGTGGAGGATGAATACCCTCCAGATGGGACAGAAGTTACAGAGACTATAGTGGAGGATGAATACCCTCCAGATGGGACAGAAGTTACAGAGACTATAGTGGAGGATGAATACCCTCCAGATGGAACAGAAGTTACAGAGACTAGAGGGGGAGATGACTCTCCTCCAATTATCACACGGCTCAGGGTAAGGGGCATCTCCTCTCGCCCTAAGATAGAAGCTTCAGAGTCAAGTGAGGAAGATGGAGAagaccttccccctgatacagaaGTAATCGAGAGCAGGGCTTCAAAAAGAACAAAACTCACCTCTAGCCCCAAAGCAGCACCGCAAAGGAAGGCCAggcctccatcctctcccccctgGACACCCAGCCCTGCCAAATCCAAAAACAGAGCTCATGCAGCCACACCTcttttcagtgggtcagagaggAAGTGGAGGACTGAGGATGAACCAGACCAAGAGCATAAATGGTTACCTTTCGAACCAGCTAGGATTCCTGGACCCCAGCTAGACACTTCAAAGAACTACACTGTTCTAGAGCTCTTCCAGCTCTTCTTCAGTAATGACGTTGTTGATACTCTCTGCTCAAACACCAACAAGAATGCCAAGAGAAGACAAGAACATGGAATCAAAGAACCATGGAAACCTGTATCTGTGGAGGAAATGTACAAATACCTCAGCATTGTAATCTATATGGGTCTGCTGAATGTACACACTGTATCAGACTACTGGAATCGAAACAGAATATATTGCCTTCCTTTTTGTTGTACAGTCATGACTATGACAAGATTTCGGGCAATCACCTATTCACTGCACATGAGTGACCCAGCAGAGGATGAGGAAAACGACAAGAAGAAGGGGACTGCGGACTATGATCGGCTCATGAGAATCAAACCTCTAAAAGACCAGATTTTGGATGCATGCAGAGCCTTTTACCACCCATTCCAGAACCTTTCCATTGATGAGCGCATGGTGCACTCCAAGGCCCGCCACAGCCTCAAACAATACATTAAATCCAAGTCCTACAGGTATGGATTCAAGCTGTATGTTTTAGCAGATTCAAGAAATGGCTACACCTGCGACTTCAATGTCTTTATGACCAAAAACCCATCTGCTTCAGGCAAAGGGGAGAGCTATGATGTTGCCATGAACCTGTTGAAGGTGCCTTACTTGGGCACAGGATACCACATTTATGTTGATAACTTCTTCACCAGCACAACTTTCTTCCGTGACCTGTACAAAAAGAAATTGGGAGCATGCGGAACCATACGTGAAATCCGTGTGGGCATCCGAGAGAACAGCATGCCTGCTCGAGCAGAGAAGGGAACCATCCGCTGGCTCCGTGATGGGGAGCTGCTCTTCACCAAGTGGATGGGCGCACAACCAGTCACCATGTGTACCACCATTCATAAGGCATTCGCAGGGGAGCAGGTCAAAATCAGGAAACAGAGCAAAAATGGATCCTGGACAACACAGTGCATACCCGTCCCAGAGGCAATCAAGCCGTACAACAAGTATATGGGGGGTGTGGACCTGTCTGATTCCCTTATCAAATGCTACAGTGTGGCCCACAAAACCATGAAGTGGTACAAGACCTTCTTCTTCCACTTTATAGACATTGCTGTGGTGAACAGCTTCCTCCTGCAGAAGGACATGGCCCAGATGAAGAAGAAAAAGCCCATGACCCACAAGCAGTTCAGGGAGCAGCTGTGCCTGCAGCTTGCTGACATTGGTAAGCAGGAGGAGGCTGAAGAAGAGtcttcagaggaggaggaggaggaagaagaacaaCCAGAAGAAGAGAAGGAATTGGTGGAAGTGAAGCGACCATGCTACCCTGTACCCATAATTGATCCTACCACTGTTGACTCCTCTCAAAGAAAATCTGGCGGCAGGAAGAAATGTTGTCTGTGCAAGGAAAGCCAGACCAACTGGCAGTGTGAGTCCTGTCAGGTAGCACTCTGTATGATACCAGACAGAAACTGCTTCAGAGTTTGGCACATGAATAAAAAGGATCTCGTAGCAGAAGTTTTCAAGAGGCATATAAAGTACAACCCATACCCTACCCATCCTTGGATGGAATATGGAGGGAAAAAAATTGAGTTCAAGTCTCAAAAACAGGCCCAGAGTTTCATTAAATGCCATTTTGGCTTGAGGAACAACAGGAAGTAA
- the LOC115103227 gene encoding piggyBac transposable element-derived protein 4-like isoform X2, with protein sequence MEGEESPPNGTEVTETIVEGEYPPDGPEVTETIVEDEYPPDGPEVTETIVEDEYPPDGTEVTETIVEDEYPPDGTEVTETIVEDEYPPDGTEVTETRGGDDSPPIITRLRVRGISSRPKIEASESSEEDGEDLPPDTEVIESRASKRTKLTSSPKAAPQRKARPPSSPPWTPSPAKSKNRAHAATPLFSGSERKWRTEDEPDQEHKWLPFEPARIPGPQLDTSKNYTVLELFQLFFSNDVVDTLCSNTNKNAKRRQEHGIKEPWKPVSVEEMYKYLSIVIYMGLLNVHTVSDYWNRNRIYCLPFCCTVMTMTRFRAITYSLHMSDPAEDEENDKKKGTADYDRLMRIKPLKDQILDACRAFYHPFQNLSIDERMVHSKARHSLKQYIKSKSYRYGFKLYVLADSRNGYTCDFNVFMTKNPSASGKGESYDVAMNLLKVPYLGTGYHIYVDNFFTSTTFFRDLYKKKLGACGTIREIRVGIRENSMPARAEKGTIRWLRDGELLFTKWMGAQPVTMCTTIHKAFAGEQVKIRKQSKNGSWTTQCIPVPEAIKPYNKYMGGVDLSDSLIKCYSVAHKTMKWYKTFFFHFIDIAVVNSFLLQKDMAQMKKKKPMTHKQFREQLCLQLADIGKQEEAEEESSEEEEEEEEQPEEEKELVEVKRPCYPVPIIDPTTVDSSQRKSGGRKKCCLCKESQTNWQCESCQVALCMIPDRNCFRVWHMNKKDLVAEVFKRHIKYNPYPTHPWMEYGGKKIEFKSQKQAQSFIKCHFGLRNNRK encoded by the coding sequence ATGGAGGGGGAAGAATCCCCTCCCAATGGAACAGAAGTTACAGAAACTATAGTGGAGGGTGAATACCCTCCAGATGGGCCAGAAGTTACAGAGACTATAGTGGAGGATGAATACCCTCCAGATGGGCCAGAAGTTACAGAGACTATAGTGGAGGATGAATACCCTCCAGATGGGACAGAAGTTACAGAGACTATAGTGGAGGATGAATACCCTCCAGATGGGACAGAAGTTACAGAGACTATAGTGGAGGATGAATACCCTCCAGATGGAACAGAAGTTACAGAGACTAGAGGGGGAGATGACTCTCCTCCAATTATCACACGGCTCAGGGTAAGGGGCATCTCCTCTCGCCCTAAGATAGAAGCTTCAGAGTCAAGTGAGGAAGATGGAGAagaccttccccctgatacagaaGTAATCGAGAGCAGGGCTTCAAAAAGAACAAAACTCACCTCTAGCCCCAAAGCAGCACCGCAAAGGAAGGCCAggcctccatcctctcccccctgGACACCCAGCCCTGCCAAATCCAAAAACAGAGCTCATGCAGCCACACCTcttttcagtgggtcagagaggAAGTGGAGGACTGAGGATGAACCAGACCAAGAGCATAAATGGTTACCTTTCGAACCAGCTAGGATTCCTGGACCCCAGCTAGACACTTCAAAGAACTACACTGTTCTAGAGCTCTTCCAGCTCTTCTTCAGTAATGACGTTGTTGATACTCTCTGCTCAAACACCAACAAGAATGCCAAGAGAAGACAAGAACATGGAATCAAAGAACCATGGAAACCTGTATCTGTGGAGGAAATGTACAAATACCTCAGCATTGTAATCTATATGGGTCTGCTGAATGTACACACTGTATCAGACTACTGGAATCGAAACAGAATATATTGCCTTCCTTTTTGTTGTACAGTCATGACTATGACAAGATTTCGGGCAATCACCTATTCACTGCACATGAGTGACCCAGCAGAGGATGAGGAAAACGACAAGAAGAAGGGGACTGCGGACTATGATCGGCTCATGAGAATCAAACCTCTAAAAGACCAGATTTTGGATGCATGCAGAGCCTTTTACCACCCATTCCAGAACCTTTCCATTGATGAGCGCATGGTGCACTCCAAGGCCCGCCACAGCCTCAAACAATACATTAAATCCAAGTCCTACAGGTATGGATTCAAGCTGTATGTTTTAGCAGATTCAAGAAATGGCTACACCTGCGACTTCAATGTCTTTATGACCAAAAACCCATCTGCTTCAGGCAAAGGGGAGAGCTATGATGTTGCCATGAACCTGTTGAAGGTGCCTTACTTGGGCACAGGATACCACATTTATGTTGATAACTTCTTCACCAGCACAACTTTCTTCCGTGACCTGTACAAAAAGAAATTGGGAGCATGCGGAACCATACGTGAAATCCGTGTGGGCATCCGAGAGAACAGCATGCCTGCTCGAGCAGAGAAGGGAACCATCCGCTGGCTCCGTGATGGGGAGCTGCTCTTCACCAAGTGGATGGGCGCACAACCAGTCACCATGTGTACCACCATTCATAAGGCATTCGCAGGGGAGCAGGTCAAAATCAGGAAACAGAGCAAAAATGGATCCTGGACAACACAGTGCATACCCGTCCCAGAGGCAATCAAGCCGTACAACAAGTATATGGGGGGTGTGGACCTGTCTGATTCCCTTATCAAATGCTACAGTGTGGCCCACAAAACCATGAAGTGGTACAAGACCTTCTTCTTCCACTTTATAGACATTGCTGTGGTGAACAGCTTCCTCCTGCAGAAGGACATGGCCCAGATGAAGAAGAAAAAGCCCATGACCCACAAGCAGTTCAGGGAGCAGCTGTGCCTGCAGCTTGCTGACATTGGTAAGCAGGAGGAGGCTGAAGAAGAGtcttcagaggaggaggaggaggaagaagaacaaCCAGAAGAAGAGAAGGAATTGGTGGAAGTGAAGCGACCATGCTACCCTGTACCCATAATTGATCCTACCACTGTTGACTCCTCTCAAAGAAAATCTGGCGGCAGGAAGAAATGTTGTCTGTGCAAGGAAAGCCAGACCAACTGGCAGTGTGAGTCCTGTCAGGTAGCACTCTGTATGATACCAGACAGAAACTGCTTCAGAGTTTGGCACATGAATAAAAAGGATCTCGTAGCAGAAGTTTTCAAGAGGCATATAAAGTACAACCCATACCCTACCCATCCTTGGATGGAATATGGAGGGAAAAAAATTGAGTTCAAGTCTCAAAAACAGGCCCAGAGTTTCATTAAATGCCATTTTGGCTTGAGGAACAACAGGAAGTAA